In Pasteurella multocida subsp. multocida OH4807, a genomic segment contains:
- a CDS encoding hypothetical protein (COG0745 Response regulators consisting of a CheY-like receiver domain and a winged-helix DNA-binding domain) has translation MPQSTAILVIDDDVQICELLTDIFEEHGYSVITVQTGTQALALLQTTQFSLIFLDLILPDVNGLVLLQSLKTLSSAPIIMLSGLDSESDIVVGLEMGADDYIPKPFYPRVVVARAKVALRRQQPQPFIKHSVPQGFTFNHWVLDTENRKLFSPHKQEVELTQGEYTLLHALVSHAQKVLSREKLLELTHSESLEIFDRTIDVLIMRLRKKIEPNPKTPTYIQTVRGMGYLFSVAVERCQ, from the coding sequence ATGCCACAATCTACCGCTATTCTTGTTATTGATGATGATGTTCAAATCTGTGAACTCCTCACAGATATTTTTGAAGAGCATGGCTATTCTGTTATCACAGTACAAACAGGCACACAAGCTCTGGCGTTATTACAGACAACACAATTTTCACTTATTTTTCTTGATTTAATTTTGCCTGATGTCAATGGGCTTGTGTTACTCCAAAGTCTAAAAACACTTAGCTCTGCACCAATTATTATGTTGAGTGGCTTAGACTCTGAATCAGATATTGTTGTTGGTTTAGAAATGGGTGCAGATGATTACATTCCTAAACCCTTTTATCCTCGCGTAGTGGTCGCGAGAGCCAAAGTTGCTTTACGTCGCCAACAACCTCAACCTTTTATTAAGCACAGTGTTCCGCAAGGATTTACCTTTAATCACTGGGTGCTTGATACCGAAAACCGTAAATTATTTTCGCCACACAAACAGGAAGTCGAACTTACTCAAGGTGAATATACACTATTACACGCTTTAGTCTCACACGCACAAAAAGTGCTGTCGCGCGAAAAGCTCTTAGAATTAACGCATAGCGAAAGTTTAGAAATTTTTGACCGCACGATTGATGTCTTAATTATGCGGTTACGTAAAAAAATTGAACCCAATCCCAAAACACCGACCTATATTCAAACGGTTCGAGGAATGGGTTACTTATTTTCTGTTGCTGTTGAACGATGCCAGTAA
- a CDS encoding hypothetical protein (COG0191 Fructose/tagatose bisphosphate aldolase), translating to MALLNLKSILAVAHQHKFAVGAFNAIDSNFIDAVFAAAQQQQSPVIINVAEVHLAYIDLEPTVEYIKKKAALAGVPVCLNLDHGLTFPTIERAIKCGFSSIMFDGSQLPYAENIAQTRKVVELCQKYGISVEGELGAVGGDEGGALESSADVALYTKVDQAVEFVRETGIDALAVAIGNTHGKYKGVPKLDFERLEQIHHAVPVPLVLHGGSGLSVEDFQKTIERGICKINFFTGMSQAALQSVTQDISNNELDAKYNYYLIMMKNMQQAINQTVVEQMQIFNSINKAHLYAGS from the coding sequence ATGGCATTATTGAATTTAAAATCGATCCTTGCGGTCGCCCATCAACATAAATTCGCAGTAGGTGCATTTAATGCAATTGACTCTAATTTTATTGATGCTGTATTTGCAGCTGCACAACAACAGCAATCTCCAGTGATTATCAATGTAGCGGAAGTGCATCTCGCTTATATTGATTTAGAGCCTACGGTTGAATATATCAAGAAAAAAGCAGCACTAGCAGGTGTACCAGTATGCTTAAACTTGGATCATGGTTTGACCTTTCCAACCATTGAGCGTGCGATTAAATGCGGTTTTTCCTCCATTATGTTTGATGGCTCACAATTACCTTACGCAGAAAATATTGCCCAAACTCGCAAAGTTGTCGAGCTTTGCCAAAAGTATGGCATTTCCGTTGAAGGTGAATTAGGTGCTGTTGGTGGTGATGAAGGAGGTGCGTTAGAAAGCAGTGCTGATGTAGCGTTATACACCAAAGTGGATCAGGCAGTGGAGTTTGTTCGTGAAACGGGCATTGATGCACTCGCCGTTGCGATTGGTAATACGCACGGTAAATATAAAGGTGTGCCCAAATTAGATTTTGAACGCCTCGAACAAATTCATCACGCAGTGCCTGTGCCATTAGTGTTACATGGTGGTTCAGGATTAAGTGTAGAAGATTTCCAAAAAACGATCGAACGTGGTATTTGCAAAATTAATTTCTTTACGGGGATGTCACAAGCTGCATTGCAGAGTGTTACGCAAGATATTAGTAACAACGAACTTGATGCTAAATATAACTATTACCTTATTATGATGAAGAATATGCAGCAGGCGATTAACCAAACGGTTGTAGAGCAAATGCAGATTTTTAATAGCATCAATAAGGCGCATTTATATGCAGGTTCGTAA
- a CDS encoding kinase, PfkB family protein (COG0524 Sugar kinases, ribokinase family) has translation MQVRNGILAIGNLLVDRALVISDYPQESMLATISKVELHCGGGCTNVLFNLAKLDHDLPRYLAGAIGKDSEGEFILRQARQHHINVEHVVTLDLPTSFTDVMINSQTGDRTFFHYVGAMAEYGSEQVLQIHHPAKIAHIAYLPLLPQFLDVEKLQATLSQLHQRGFLISIDLVSVSDKHIFTQQIRPILPFVDYVIINDVEAKWLTDCEHLESNQVTLQQMAMQIMAQGVRQAVIVHDPKWAAAINKQGEKIAVPSYWVEKKDIVSTLGAGDAFCTGVLYGLHHGLPLQQVLKLGHGLAYFNLFSISATGGAVSYQALQTFIANQK, from the coding sequence ATGCAGGTTCGTAACGGTATTTTAGCCATTGGCAATTTATTAGTGGATAGGGCGTTAGTGATTTCCGACTATCCACAGGAATCTATGCTTGCCACCATTTCAAAAGTGGAATTACATTGCGGTGGTGGCTGTACGAATGTGTTGTTTAATCTTGCTAAGCTTGATCACGATTTGCCTCGATATCTTGCTGGCGCCATTGGCAAAGACAGCGAAGGTGAGTTTATTCTACGACAAGCTCGCCAGCATCATATTAATGTTGAACATGTTGTCACGTTAGATCTGCCCACCTCATTTACTGATGTGATGATCAATTCTCAAACAGGTGACCGCACTTTCTTTCATTATGTCGGCGCGATGGCGGAATATGGTTCCGAACAAGTGTTACAAATTCATCATCCAGCTAAAATTGCGCATATTGCTTATCTGCCGTTATTACCACAATTTCTTGATGTGGAAAAACTGCAAGCCACTCTCAGCCAACTGCATCAACGAGGTTTTCTGATTTCCATTGATTTGGTTTCTGTTTCTGATAAACACATTTTCACCCAACAAATCCGTCCGATATTACCGTTTGTGGATTATGTGATCATTAATGATGTTGAGGCAAAATGGTTGACTGATTGTGAACATTTAGAGTCAAACCAAGTGACTTTACAACAAATGGCTATGCAAATTATGGCGCAAGGCGTACGTCAAGCCGTGATTGTGCATGATCCAAAATGGGCCGCAGCTATCAATAAACAAGGCGAAAAAATTGCGGTACCTTCTTATTGGGTAGAAAAGAAAGATATTGTGAGCACGCTCGGCGCAGGCGATGCATTTTGCACAGGTGTCCTTTATGGTTTGCATCACGGTTTGCCGTTACAGCAAGTATTAAAGCTAGGTCACGGCTTAGCATATTTTAACCTGTTTTCTATTTCAGCAACGGGCGGAGCAGTGAGTTATCAAGCACTACAAACTTTTATCGCAAACCAAAAATAA
- a CDS encoding fructokinase (COG1940 Transcriptional regulator/sugar kinase), with amino-acid sequence MRIGIDLGGTKIEVIALSNEGKELFRKRVATPRGSYEATLEAIKGLVDDAEQATGQTGTVGLGIPGTISPFSHKVKNANSVWLNGQPLDKDLCTLLGREVRIANDANCMTVSEATDGAGAGSEVVLALILGTGSGSGIAINGKPHHGGNGIGGEWGHNQLPWMDEEELDVARRHQCYCGRHGCVEQFVSGTGLCDDYERRSGKRLKGDEIVALSELGDAIAEQSLQAYERRLAKALSAYVNVLDPDVIVFAGGVCNIDRLYTNVPKLMPNYIFGKEFHTPIRKALHGDSSGVRGAAWLWPVEK; translated from the coding sequence ATGCGCATTGGAATTGATTTAGGTGGCACAAAAATTGAAGTGATTGCCTTGTCAAATGAGGGAAAAGAATTGTTTCGAAAACGGGTAGCAACACCAAGAGGTTCTTATGAGGCAACACTTGAGGCAATTAAAGGACTAGTTGACGATGCTGAACAGGCAACGGGGCAGACGGGAACAGTTGGGCTCGGTATTCCAGGTACCATTTCACCTTTTAGTCATAAAGTGAAAAATGCTAATTCGGTCTGGTTAAATGGTCAGCCACTAGATAAAGACTTATGTACGTTATTAGGGCGTGAGGTACGCATTGCGAATGATGCAAATTGCATGACCGTATCTGAAGCGACAGATGGTGCCGGTGCAGGCAGTGAAGTCGTGTTAGCCTTGATTTTAGGTACGGGATCTGGCTCGGGAATTGCGATTAATGGTAAACCACACCATGGAGGCAATGGGATTGGTGGCGAATGGGGACATAATCAACTGCCTTGGATGGACGAAGAAGAATTAGACGTGGCACGTCGTCACCAATGTTATTGTGGTCGCCATGGTTGTGTCGAACAATTTGTGTCTGGTACGGGGTTATGTGATGACTATGAGCGCCGTTCAGGTAAGCGTTTAAAAGGGGATGAGATTGTCGCTTTATCTGAACTAGGTGATGCAATCGCCGAACAATCGCTCCAAGCGTATGAACGTCGTTTAGCAAAAGCCTTGTCTGCTTATGTAAATGTGTTGGATCCCGATGTCATCGTCTTTGCTGGGGGCGTATGCAATATTGATCGCCTTTATACCAATGTGCCCAAGCTGATGCCGAATTATATTTTTGGTAAAGAGTTTCATACACCAATCCGTAAGGCATTACATGGTGATTCCAGTGGTGTACGTGGTGCAGCGTGGTTATGGCCAGTAGAGAAATAA
- a CDS encoding hypothetical protein (COG3822 ABC-type sugar transport system, auxiliary component), which yields MKRSEINQVICEAKALMLQHCFHLPEFAHYSLQDWQTQDLQAQQEVLDARLGWDVTDFNLHNFAQFGLTLFTIRNQSSTNNKPYAEKIMMVKEGQITPMHYHWKKMEDIINRGGGTLAIRLYQRDEQTDLLDEKADVQVAVDGKQITVKAGGIVKLKPGQSICLTPFLYHSFWAEEGVVLAGEVSMANDDLTDNRFLEPLGRFSQIEEDERPIHLLCSDYQHYLTGV from the coding sequence ATGAAACGTTCTGAAATTAATCAGGTTATCTGCGAGGCGAAAGCATTGATGCTACAACATTGCTTTCATTTACCAGAATTTGCGCATTATAGTTTACAAGATTGGCAAACCCAAGATTTACAGGCTCAACAAGAGGTGTTAGATGCACGTCTTGGTTGGGATGTCACGGATTTTAATCTACATAATTTTGCTCAGTTTGGCTTAACCTTATTTACGATTCGCAATCAGTCTTCTACGAATAATAAGCCTTATGCTGAGAAAATTATGATGGTCAAAGAAGGGCAGATTACTCCGATGCATTACCATTGGAAAAAAATGGAAGACATCATTAATCGTGGTGGCGGTACCTTAGCGATTCGCTTATATCAACGAGATGAACAAACTGATTTATTAGATGAAAAAGCTGATGTTCAGGTTGCAGTTGATGGTAAACAGATCACCGTAAAAGCGGGTGGGATAGTGAAATTAAAACCGGGGCAAAGCATTTGTTTAACACCATTTTTATATCACAGTTTTTGGGCAGAAGAGGGCGTGGTGTTAGCAGGTGAAGTGTCGATGGCAAATGACGATTTAACGGATAATCGCTTTTTAGAACCATTAGGGCGCTTTTCTCAAATTGAAGAAGATGAACGCCCAATCCATTTATTATGCAGTGATTATCAGCATTACTTAACAGGAGTATAA